TTTCCCCGCTGACTGGAGCATCAACAGCACCTACCTGTACACATCCCACATTTGAGTCCTGGCTCAGAAACCCCCCTCCATCTGTACACAGTTCTCAAAGGTGTAGCTTCAATTTGTGTTCCTTTCATGTGTCAAACGAAGCATCTGTTTCTCTGAAGGATAGGTCCCAGAGGATGTTTGATAAACCCGACAAGGACCCGAAGGTCCTTACCACTTACCACTGTTCTGAAGTTAGAATAGTTGCTGAGAGGCACAAACTGGGGATATCGCAGATGTAGCAACAACTTCTATACATACTATGACTTGTATTCACATTCATAACCATAGAACAGAGAAATGCAGCACTAATTTCCATTGACTTGTCAGAAAAGGTATTGAAAGTGTTTACCATTTCACATTTGATCATGTACGTGCATTAAAGCCACAACAACAGCTTGTCCTCACTGAGTGACGCAAGCATCTACCCTCTTACTTTCATAATTATTGGAGCAGCTGAGTAAACTTTGTAAGTTTGACCAAGTTTATAGCACCCTCATGAGGGCAACTACTGTAACTattacagtactgtataatGCTCAAAAACGCAACATAATGACTAAATGGGACCAGTGGCTGAGATATCGTATTTTCAGCTAGACAAAAgagggtttttatttattgctggaACATAGAGTATGCACAGTCTAAGTTACTGatacagatttaatttattttacagaatgCAACTATGTTCAAATCATTTAAATCTTAGGAGAAACGTGAGAAATGTTTTCTGGAAAATCAACAGTATGCTCAGTTCGAATTAGACGCCAATGACACATTACAGAAAAAGCTGGGGCAGGAGCAACAAAAGACTGtagtaataaaaagaaagatgaaaaccaCAGTTCCCAGCTGCTGTTTCACCAGGTTCCTCTAGGTGAATTTCTTTTAACATAACCTTTCTAGTCTTTTGTTGCCTCTGTCCCAATattttttgaaatgtgttgctgtaattaaatgaatcacattgaaattaaatacaagttttaaatgatttgcaaCTTCTTGAATTCcgttttctttcctttttttttcacatttcactcttTGACACAGTATTTGTTTTGGAAATGGGACTGTATAATGCATTTCCCCTTCAGTTAAAATGAAACTACATCTATTTCAGCCTTTCAAAGAGTGactttgttcttgttgttattgtaatGCCAGAGGAGTCATTTCCTTCAGTGTCATTAAACCTAGCCTTAAGCATTGGCACTTCCTCTGAAACAAATACCACATTTGCTAATGTAATAAAGGAAGATTGTATTTACATACGACAGGCAATCAAATACTGTGGCCCACAATAGATGTGGGCAGGTTATTAATCTGATTGGATTCACTGGTGGGCGGAGATGACAATAACAGCGACTGCAGCTACTATATATCTGTTTAGTGATAAATGTCCTGTGTTTTATGCTGTTTGCTTCTTCTATCAGTCGATTTTCTGCACTATCAATAAAAGAAGTTAAGAAATAAAGATCAACTGGTACGTATATAATAGTACGTGCTATACCTTTGTAAGAGTACCGTACATATTATGACTGAATGCTTATACCAGCATGTATAACCACGCACTGTGATTCCTAGAGGCTGCCGTCAGGTCTTTTTCtactgaaaaatgtttgttgatTGGTACAGCATTATcgtaatgtgtttgtgtggtagaaaataaataaagatttaattcATCTTTCATTTATGGGTTTTAATGGAACAGCGTACCATATTTCAAACCACTAATGCCCTGAATAAACAAGCTTACACACAACAGCCACCTTGCTAATTGTTTGTAATTGGTACAGATATTAAAAGATATGTTGGTGTGAATGTTACAGGAAATACAAAGACAACAGGAGGCAGCTAAACTCCTGTTTTAAGAAATTactagaaataaataaatacaaataaaaaagcttttcagCTCTTTGCAGGTAAACAAACCCAAGCTAAACAGATGGCAATAAAAACAGTTGTGCGATTTCTAAATTCTTTTTCTATAGAGAAAGAATTAGAATAGATGCATAGAATAGATGCATAGAATAGATGCACACATGGCATTAATGATAATCGACATATAcactcccctccccctcccctattggaacagtgaggccaattCCTTTATGTTTCAAAGGTGCTAtgttctaagttgtgtatcggatccagacataaacatctggaaataaaagctgaaatgctgACCCTTTATCTCATATTCATGTTTTCAGactacagcaaaaaaaaaaaaaaaaaaaaaaaaaggaactgcCCTCAATGTTCAAATACTTTTAGAGGGGAGTGtatctttatttatctattttgaATATGATATTCAAACCTTTTCTTTCATCTTGTATAGAACGAATACAGTACTGGTATCCCTCAAAAGTTCATTGCACTGCCCCAACATCAGATATATTAttgtggtctgtgtttgtgtgtgtgtgtgtgtgtgtgtgtgtgtgtgtgtgtgtgcgtgtgtgtgtgtgtctgtgtttatgcattGTCATTGTGTCCTCACAAAAAGTGATATGTGTGCGTTTGTGAAGCCAATGACATGCCCTCAATGTTGAATATGAGTATTACCTGAGAAATCATTATAAGTTTAGTTTCTTACAGCCACCGAACCTACTTAGATTATTAACTTTTTACAAGAGCAACAGTCTGACATAGTGGTTCTATCTTATCATCTGTGCATTTCCTAGTGTGACATGTCAATGTGTCTTCTGAGAGAAGAACCATGAACCAAGTCTTGTATCAGTCTTGTTGTGGCGAGTTTTTTTCTACAGTCCTTTCACTTTCACTGCCTTCAGATGCTCTCTCCTCCTGAATGTTATCGATAGTGAATCCTCCATGAGACGGCTGCTTGCCTTTGTCCTCCTCTGCTATTCCCTCTGCACAAGTGCAGCGATCTCTGCAGGCTTTGGCGTCTTGAACTTCACAATCCACCAGAGCCATTAACTGGCGCGTCTGTCTGGCACTGCAGTTAGGAAGGGGCACCTGGTAGGTGGCGTGGAACCGACGCAGGTCTACTCTGAACGAGCCCTTGTCCAGAGTCATGCAAGGTTCAAAGCGAGCGCCCCACTCAATCTCGGTTTCAATATATGAAGTCTTGGCTTGGCACATCATGCCTGTGTATGAAACAATGAGATGGACGTGTTAGTGTAGTTCAACCAAACATCGGTTGGAGTACACATCACTGCCACACGAGGgcagcaaaaaaacattcagatccTTCCTAATAATCATGTCTCCATGTTACTAATTATCAACAGCTGTGTTTTGGAAGAACAGTCAACTGCATTGTGTTTTGCTTAAAGCTCATTGTTAATTTGCTTGAAGCAAATTAGACTTTATAAAAAACTGTCTAAGAAAGTGGGTCATGGTTTTATGTGCGTTTGGGGAAGTGGATTTAGAAGTTTTTCCTGGTAAAGGTTTCACAGTGTTTagctgtgtacagtacagttttatGTGTTGTTCCTTTGTTTGTCCGTGCTTTAATTGTTCAACCCATGTTCCAGATTTGATGAAAGTATTTACTCAGCCTCTACCCTGTAGAGCCAGTCTGGTTCCCCCCTTTTCCTGTTTTGAACAGCTGGAATCCCTCAGTGAGTTGCGGCTCACTTCAGAGAGCTCTCGTCGCCTGAAAGAAAGGTACTGTTTCGTCTAAGTTCCCCAGgtaattttaaaagaaaaaaaaaaaagagttaatagaaaacagaaactaaaatgaGGCTGAAATGAGACTGTCACTGTTTCACCTTCCGAGCAGGAGAAGAGCCAAGCCTTTAAACCgtaagcaaacacacattttccttttgaaGAGACATTAAACCCTGCCTTACATGAGCTCTTTCAAAAACAGCAGACAGTGGGAATACGCATGTGGGAACGTGTtggataaatatttaaagtttgcAGTTGACAACTTGTTTTATGGCATACTCTCGCTATGAGTATGTAGCGTGGATAAATATTCCAAGGAATGAGTGAATACAAAGAACAGCAAACTAAATATTACACAGAAAGAGCCTGAATGAGTAAATGCTGCCCGTTTCTTTCTGTTCTTACAAGCTGTGTTCTTAAGAATAATAAAGATCTGCTAGATCCTGTTTACTTACTGTAGTAGTTATGTCACAAAGAAGCATTGTATTGTCCAGTCATAGGCCTACTACTACTCTACGAGTAGTATGACTAATCAACATTACCACACTTTCCTGGTAAATTTGATTATTTGCATGATGAGTCTGGTATCCAAACAAAAGGGTTCTCTGGACTCTCTCTTACATCAATGCTGGTCTCTAAAGATGAAAACGAAACTTTTGCTGCCTATTGTTGTCTTTCCATTCTCTCCTGAGAAGTAGATCACCCTTTATATTTCCAGTGCCCTCACGGCtgaattttttttctcctatcCCTGCTTTTAGAGAAACATGAAGCCACAGTTAAAATCAAATTACCTCTGGATCTGAAGAGGCTGAATGGAGTGAGGGAGCTCGTACTCAGTGCTCATGTTTTTACCCTGAACAAATGCTTCAAGAttgaaaatgtaagaaaacacttagcactttgatttactttttgATGACTAAAGTTGCTCTTAGCAGCTGTGGGTTTTCCTGAGATTTCAGAACAAACTGACCAACTGTGATTCACCACAGAAAAAATCCTCTGTCGTCCCTTTGCTCTCTCTTGGTCAGATTTGCTcgtctctgtctgtctcgctgCAAACTGAGGTTGAAATTCTGAAATTTCCCACAGCAATGTGAATCACTCCAGGAACTCAGACTTCTGCAGTTCATCCCTACACCTCTTTGTTTCAGTTCCCTGAGcaataaaataacactgcagATGGGAAGTGAAACTACTTGTGTGGTAGCCTACAAGTTGACATCCaatgaaaacactgcactgtTCCTACCCACCTGTGGCCTCAACTATTCCTTCCAAAATAACGATGATCTCAAACTGCTGTTGTCTCAGCTGCTCTGGGCCCAGCTGCCACAGTGGACTATTACAGTCAATGCTGTGCTGAATCACTTGGGGCTCCACCAGGAAGAGTCGGTCTGACCCGGTTTCATACCCAAGGTTAATTTCTGTCTGCTCAAGGGGCAAGAACTCCCCCTCGGCAGTTTGGCGCGACTTGATTAACTTGGCACGGACCTTGGCGTCCACCATGTGGCTCTCTCTCAAGTCCCCCAGGCGGAACATCAAGCACAGCTGGTCGTCGCGGTTGGCAATGACGCAGGTGCGGCTGAAAAGAAGCGTCTCCGCTCGCTTCTTAGGCCGCGATATTTTGACAAACATGCAGCCCACCATGAGGGCATCTATCATGGACCCGACGATGCACTGCATCATGACCAGCAGCACACCTTCATGGCAGGCTGGAGACACAGTGCGCGCCCCGTAACCGATGGTGCGCTGCGTCTCCACCGAGAACAGCAGAGCTGAGATGAAGCCGTTCACACCTGAGTAGCAGGGCCCTCGGTTTGCAGCGGGGCCCAGAGGATGCTCTTCCTCTAAATCACCTCGAACAGACGCATTCAAGAAGTAGAGGCCTGCAAACAAGAACCAGGTGGTGATGTAGCacatcatgaaaacaaagagaaaccaGCGGTACTGGAGGTCCACAAAGGAGGTAAAGATGTCAGACAGGAAGCGCCCTCTCTCAGATATGTGACACAGGTTGACGCGACACTTTCCATCCTTGGAGACATAGCGCAGTTGCTCTCTGGTTTCTGGAGGCAGGGTTGGGGTTTGGTTAAAGTCACTCTCCAGGAGTTTACTGCGGGCCTTAGCCAGCCTCTCCGCCTCCCTGGCTGGGCtggatgtgttgctgtgtgagGGTGAGTGCGGGGTGCTGTGGAGAGGACTGGCGTTGGTGGCGCGCAGGGCGCTGGCGGTGCCCACGTCTGGCACGCTGAGAGAGTGGCGGGGGCAACGTGAGGCGGCGTCGGCGCCCCTCGGTGAGCAGCGACTCAAAACACGATAAGACGCTTGCTCCGCATCCGTGAGACCGAGGGATGAAGCTGGACGCAAGCCAGCGGTTCCAAGATAAGGAAGATCTGTTGTGCTCTTGTGGCGCCGCTTGGCTGTAGCGAGTTCAGGGAATGTCCCTGGCATGACGTCCAGGAGAGGAAGGGCCGAGTTCATGTCTGTctgcaaacataaatacagaaagaatACGCAAATAAAACATTGTCTAAAAGTGTTCTGTCCCacagatttttatatttttagtgaATGCTTGGCGAAAGACATTTAAACTATATTTTGTCTGGAGGCCTCTGGGAGGTCCTTGGCTGGCTACACATTTGTTGGCATAGACAACTATGCTGTAATGgccaagaaaaagaaaattcttGGAAAAGTGCGTACTGTTTTTGTGTAAGTCTCACACTGAAGTTTCTCCCTTGAAGGTGTGGATTGAACAACCATGATAGATTTTGGCTGACAGGGCATGGATGTTCTCCGTCCTCTTGACCTGTCCTGGATCACACCCGAAGGCTCCATTGCTCCAACGTTCCTTGTTTCTCCAGATCCAGGAGAGCCTGTGGCTTTAGGGTCTCTTCGTGCACCTGGATGCATTACAGTAAACTGAAGGGTTAAAGACAAATGAGCGGATCCTGGGTGTGGTTGTTTGGGTTTTAAAGTTCCTCCAATGATTAAAGACCTGAGGGACACACAGAAATCACATGAAAAATACACATGACAGTAAAATATGAGATCATTTGACAAATGATCTCATATTTTACTGTCATGTGTGTATGACATATTTTCTCATCTCATATGAAAGTATTTTAATTGTAACCACagagtcatttttaaaaacagaactgatACTGACCTTTTATAAAGTAGTAATGGTTTTAGCCTGCATAGTGTAGGAGCAGCCGGAGACCGCCTGAGGTGGATATCTTTTCTAACTGGAGCTAAGCTGTAATCCTGCCGCCTCAGCAGTAATGAATGACACCACACGCTGCAGAGAACGCTcagctcgacacacagctcCTCTCAACACAGCATGGCACCCTCATCTAAGCCTACTAACATGGACAATGCATACTCTAACTATTTAAAAGGCACCAGAACAATGGGATTTCATTACCAACTGTACCTGTAGCAGCTGTACATATTTACAAATTTCCATGCCCTtccagtgcagtgaaaacacattcactgtctTTTGATAATTGCATCATCACTCAGCTCAGTGACTCACATGCTGTCGGCTGTTTTGCAAGTTTATATTTTCCCAGCGTATAGTGACATAACTTTTTCAAAAATGCACCATCATCAGTTCTTCCTTTTCTATCCTAGATTGTATCCTATTGTCAAATTGTAAAATTTCCATGAAATGATGTGGCATCTTTTCGTTCCTAACATATaacccagtccatatcagtataaatattctgcatgatttttttccccactgaaatctgatgtgttttcaaagtggtCCTTTAATTGTTTTGAGTATTgtattttgtcttcttcttcttcttctctttcggcttttcccatcaggggtcgccacagcgaatcatccttctccacctaactctatcatgaacatcttctaccctcacaccagccaacctcatgtcctctgttaagacatccatatatctcctcttgccctcctgcctggcagctccatctccaacatccttctaccaatatattcactatccctcctctgcacatgtccgaaccacctcagtctggcctctctgactttgtcgctaacacaggcaacgtgagccgtccctctgatgtactcgttccttattctgtctaacctggtcactcctaaggagaacctcaacatcttcatctctgctatcttttaaaatgaatggCATTTATTTCCTAGTTCCTATAGGTCTAGGTCATTAAAAAGATAGATACTGTGCACTTTATATGTATGACTCAtcagataaaacatgaaaaaataacattgaCAATGTAATTACAATTGTACTGGGGGGTTATCTCTACCCAGCCCTCCAAACGAAGCAGTCAATGGTCAGTGACACACAGTGAAGTGACTTGTTAAAACTCAaagtagttttcattttaagagAGTAGGGGTAGAAGTTATAGTACTATTCTCACATGCAGAGGATAGTCGCATCACAACTACTACGCTCATGTAAACATTCAACCAAGAAATCAATTCAGGTCCAGTCCCTGAGTTTATTTAGTTAAAGGGTACACCAAATTCTTAGTGTTGCATTTTCCCCAAAGCAACAGTTCATGACTTTTCTACATCCAAGATGAAATCATTTGAGTTATTTTACCAGACTTGAGAACTGTGACCAGAAGATGACATAATCCAAATCACACAGAGGGTttggttagggttgggtttTTCAGAAACATCAGAGTTAAATCAGCATGAAATCCAGACTTTACTGACTATATCTCGGTGATAGTGTTGCTTTTTGTGAGTATTTGTGTgat
This genomic stretch from Anabas testudineus chromosome 16, fAnaTes1.2, whole genome shotgun sequence harbors:
- the LOC113169922 gene encoding G protein-activated inward rectifier potassium channel 3-like isoform X1; translated protein: MHPGARRDPKATGSPGSGETRNVGAMEPSGVIQDRSRGRRTSMPCQPKSIMVVQSTPSREKLQCETYTKTTDMNSALPLLDVMPGTFPELATAKRRHKSTTDLPYLGTAGLRPASSLGLTDAEQASYRVLSRCSPRGADAASRCPRHSLSVPDVGTASALRATNASPLHSTPHSPSHSNTSSPAREAERLAKARSKLLESDFNQTPTLPPETREQLRYVSKDGKCRVNLCHISERGRFLSDIFTSFVDLQYRWFLFVFMMCYITTWFLFAGLYFLNASVRGDLEEEHPLGPAANRGPCYSGVNGFISALLFSVETQRTIGYGARTVSPACHEGVLLVMMQCIVGSMIDALMVGCMFVKISRPKKRAETLLFSRTCVIANRDDQLCLMFRLGDLRESHMVDAKVRAKLIKSRQTAEGEFLPLEQTEINLGYETGSDRLFLVEPQVIQHSIDCNSPLWQLGPEQLRQQQFEIIVILEGIVEATGMMCQAKTSYIETEIEWGARFEPCMTLDKGSFRVDLRRFHATYQVPLPNCSARQTRQLMALVDCEVQDAKACRDRCTCAEGIAEEDKGKQPSHGGFTIDNIQEERASEGSESERTVEKNSPQQD
- the LOC113169922 gene encoding G protein-activated inward rectifier potassium channel 3-like isoform X2 → MNSALPLLDVMPGTFPELATAKRRHKSTTDLPYLGTAGLRPASSLGLTDAEQASYRVLSRCSPRGADAASRCPRHSLSVPDVGTASALRATNASPLHSTPHSPSHSNTSSPAREAERLAKARSKLLESDFNQTPTLPPETREQLRYVSKDGKCRVNLCHISERGRFLSDIFTSFVDLQYRWFLFVFMMCYITTWFLFAGLYFLNASVRGDLEEEHPLGPAANRGPCYSGVNGFISALLFSVETQRTIGYGARTVSPACHEGVLLVMMQCIVGSMIDALMVGCMFVKISRPKKRAETLLFSRTCVIANRDDQLCLMFRLGDLRESHMVDAKVRAKLIKSRQTAEGEFLPLEQTEINLGYETGSDRLFLVEPQVIQHSIDCNSPLWQLGPEQLRQQQFEIIVILEGIVEATGMMCQAKTSYIETEIEWGARFEPCMTLDKGSFRVDLRRFHATYQVPLPNCSARQTRQLMALVDCEVQDAKACRDRCTCAEGIAEEDKGKQPSHGGFTIDNIQEERASEGSESERTVEKNSPQQD